A segment of the uncultured Desulfobulbus sp. genome:
AATCAGAGGCTGAGGCCTAATCCATTGATTTAAGGTGAACGTGATGACTGTCAACTTTTTCGGAATGCCTGGTAGGCCCATTGGTGGCCTGAATGTGAATCAGGTCAGCGATTCGCAAAAGTCGTCCAAAACAAAACCAGCAGAAGAAGTGTCCTTTGGCTCGACCCTTGAGAGTGCCCAGGCCGCCCAATCCACCAGCAAGGTAGAAGATCCCGAGCGTGCGGCACGGGTCCAGCAGCTCAAGGCACAGGTCAGTGCCGGTACCTATGAGCCTGATCTCGAGTCAGTCTCTGCCCAACTGCTCAAATTCTTGGTTGAAAGGTAAGACCATGGAGCGTGAAACTGTTCGCGAACTGTTGATTCAGCTGCGGGATACCATCCAGTTGGAGAGGGAGCATGCCAAGACCTTGGACCTCTCCGCGATGTTGGATGATATCCGCCGCAAAGAAACACTGATCAAGGTGCTCAACTCCGTCAAAGAACTGCACCCTGAAGATCAGCAGTATGCCCAACAGATTCAGCACGAGAATCGGCGCAATGCCTTTTTGTACCGGGCAACCTTGAACTGGATCCAGGAAACCATGGAATTTTTTGGACGAAGGTCAGCTCCCGTGACCTACACCCCGTACGGCAAAACCCGCAACTCTGCTGCCAACGGCCGGCTCCTCTCCGGCACCATCTGATCCAACGCCTCTGCCTATCAACCGCCATGTCTGGCGGTTTTTCTTTTTCATCCAACCTGTTGTAAAACTTCCGCAAAGAGCTTCCCCCCTAAACTCCCTCGCACTTTCTGCCGATAGTATCAATAGGTAACATTTTGTTGCATGCACGTATTGCCCCAGGGCAAGCGTCCACGGCAGCATGATCTATTCGCAACCATCCGGGGGATCAGCGCACCCATGACCAGCCTGCTCAATGCACTCAATGCCGGCAAAACCAGCCTGCTGACCAACCAAAAATCGATCGAGATCGTCGGCAACAACATCGCCAACGTCAATACCGAAGGGTATTCGCGGCAACGTGCCGAGCTCTCGCAGATTCCCGCGGTCAACTTCGGCGACTTCTTTGTCGGCCAGGGCGTGACCGTCTCCGACGTGAGCCGTGATTATTCGGTGTTTATCAACCGGCAGCTGCAGGACAAGACCATCGAATACGGCGAAGAGAGCGGAAAATCCAACTCGCTGTCCGAGTTGGAACGTATCTTTTCGGTGGGCGAAGACAACCTGGCCTCGCAGATCAACGACTTCTTCGACGCCTGGCAGGAGTTGACCGCCAACCCGAGCGGCGAGGTTGAACGGGATATCGTTCTCCAGCGGGGTGAGCTCCTGGGCGATGCCTTTGCCAGCATGACCGACGAGTTGGATACGGTTGTCTCCAACATGAACACCGAAATTATCGGCGAGGTGGATTACCTCAACGAAAAGATTGCGGAAATAGCCAAACTCAACGACCGTATCAGCCTGGTGGAAATTTCCGGACAAACCGCCAACGCCGCCCGTGATCAGCGGGATTTGATTGTCCAGGACCTCTCCGAGACCCTGGGCATCGAAACCTACACCGACAACCGGGGCATGCTCTGCGTGCAGCTTCCCGGCGGCATGCCGCTGGTGCAGGGCAATCTCTGCTCGACCATCAAGACCGTCACCAATGGGTCCAATGTCGATCTGCAGCTCGAAACCACCGGCGTCACTTTGGATATCGACCTGCAAAACCTGGGCGGCAAGTTCAAAGGGATGTTCGAGACCCGGGATGTGTTCATTGCCGACCTTCAGGAAAGCCTCAATACCCTGGCCATTGACCTGACCAGTGCGGTCAATGCGCAGCATGCTGCCGGCTACGGTTCCGACGGTGTGACCGGCCGGAATTTTTTCAACGATATTTCCGCCCTCGGCGTCGGCCAGGTCGCCAGCCGCAATGTGGCCCTGGCCATCTCGGATGCAACGGAGATTGCCGCGGCCGGCAATTCCACGGCAGCTCCGGGCGACAATGAAAACGCCCTGGCCATTGCCCAGCTTGAAATAACCCACCACGTCGGCACCACCGGTGACACCTTTGACAACTATTTTGCCAAAATGGTGGCCGATGTCGGCATCGAGGCTGCCCGCAACGAATTGGCGCTTTCCGGTGCGGAAGATGCCTCGGTGCAGCTGCAAAACCTCCGCGACGGCTATTCCGGAGTTTCCCTGGAAGAAGAAATGATCGACTTGATTCAATATCAACGCGGCTTTGAGTCTTCGGCCAAATTCCTTGCCACCGTCGACGAAATGATGAATGCCCTCCTCCAGCTCAAAGGATAAGCCATGAAAGCCACCCAAGGAACCACCTATAGAATGCTGGGATCCCGTCTCAACGACGTTTCCCTGCAGCTTGAAGAGCTGCGCTCCATAGGCGCAACCGGCAAGAAGCTGAACAAGGCCTCCGATGATCCAGCATCGGTCCGTCCGGTGCTCAATTCCCGCAAGCAGATTTCCAATATCGACCGCAATTTGGAGACCATGGGAAAATCCCTGGACACCATGCAGGCCACCGATGGCCATCTCGAGCATGTGGAAAACATCATGCAACGGGCCAAGGAAATCATGACCAATGCGGTCAACGGCTCCCTCAACGACAGCGACCTCACCGTTCTCGCCGACGAGATGGTGCAACTGCGCAAGGAGCTCCTTGATTCGGCCAACGGCATGGTGGACGGCAAGTACCTCTTTGCCGGGTATGAGGAGGATACCACCCCCTTTGTGGTCAATCCCGCCTACAACCCGACGCTGTATAACGCCAGCGACTCCTCGACCTGGCCCTATCTGTACCAGGGCGATGAAAACGCCACCTCGCTGGAGATCACCACCGGTGAGCGCATCACGGTCAATCTCACCGGAAACGATCTCTTCTTCGGGACCACAACCTGGGATTCGACCACCTCCACCAACAACAGCACGGAGTCCGGCCGTTACGATCTCTTCCTCGAACTCACCCAGGCGGAGGAGGCCCTGCGCTCCGGTAATGTGACCGACATGCAAACCTCCATAGACGACCTGGAAGGGGCCGCCGAACAGAATCGGCGCCTGCGCTCACAGCTCGGCAACCGCGCCAATCGGGTGGAAACGGCCATGGATTATCAGGAAGGGGTCAAGATCGATCTTGAGCAGATTCTTTCCCGTTATCAAGATGCCGATGCCATCGAGGCCTTCAACGCCATCGTCCAGCAGGAGACCGCCTTTCAGGCTGCGCTCAGTGTTACGGCCCAGGTTTCGAGCATGTCCATCCTCGACTACATCTAAGTGAGCCAACTGATTCAAACCGCTTGCCTTTTTTATTTATTTACACGATACTACCCCTAAAGATACTCTTCCTCGCCCATGCATTGCCCTTTTCAAGGCGCGGAGTGGGAGAAGCGTCTTGAACCTTATTTTTCATTCGGGATTTTCCGAACTGCCACAGGTATGCAACTATGCTGGTGTTGACCAGAAAGCCCGGTGAAGGCATTATCATCGGGGATAACATAACAATAAAAATAATCGAAATGAAAAGCGGCGGCATTCGTATCGGTATTGATGCGCCCCGGGACACCAAGATTTATAGGCAGGAAGTCTACGATCGCATCCGTCAGGAAAACATTGAAGCGGCAGCCGGTTGGGATATGAACGATCTTGATCTCCTCAGTGATCAGCTTGAAGGAAGGACGTTAAAAAAATGAAAACTATCAACACCCGTTTCGGTGAGGTGGAATACGATCCCTCCCACGTCATTCATTTTCCCGAGGGTTTGATCGGGCTTGATCACCTGAAAAATTTTTTGGTCATGCCCAATCAAAAAAAAGGGCCGTTGTTTTGGATCCAGAGCGTCGACGACCCCGCCTTTGCCTTTGTCGTAACCGATCCGACCAACTTTTTTCTCGATTATATGGTGATCCCGGATAGCGAGGAACGGCGCAAGCTGGAAATGCAAAACGACAGCCCCTGTTTCGTGCTGGCCATTGTCACTGTTGCCGCCAACAAGGAAATCACCCTCAATCTGCAGGGCCCGATACTGTATGCTCCGGAGTCCCGAAAAGGACTCCAGGTCATCTTGGAGGATCCCCGCTACGACATTCGCACCCCCCTGCCCTCGGTCAAGAAGTAACGTTTTTCCATTTCACATTTTCGAGCACCCGCGCCGGACTTTCTGCCCGGCGTTTTTTGTTGTATCCCCGCCTCTGCATGTCCGCATTTCAAGTTGCTCTTTCAAATTTGTCGTTCTCGTAAAAAGGCCCGAGAACGACGTTTCGAGCTTCGCAAGTTGCTGATTTCACGATGCGTGACATTCAGGCTTTTGACTTTTTACGAAGCCATCAAATTTGACAGCCTCGTGAAAAGTCAAAAGCCGAGAAATCACGGTTAGTCAAATCAATCAGTTAAAAGGCAAGAAACGTCGTTTTCGTGGTTTTTTACGAGAACGACAAATTTTAAACTGATTACTACTGACCTTCAGCTCAAGGGGAATAAAGACGAGATCCCTTGCATACGTTCGGGATGACATCGATGAGGCGGCTATGTCTAGGGAGCGTAGCGCCGCCCCGGGGTCATCTCGACCGAAGGGAGAGATCTCATCTTGTCTGCTGAGTTTTGGTGGTCATCAAAAATTTTAATGTAACATATTGTTACCTCGTTATTTATCACTTTTTCTTTTTCAAAAAAAAGCCTTAACCATTTCCCTCATTCCTCCGAAGAGTATTTCGAGAGAACGCAGTAAGCATTGAGAGAGCAGTTACGTTTGTATCGTTAGCCAAGGGTCAATCGTTGGACGACCAAGGCTAGAAAATTCATGGAGGAAACCATGGCTTTAACGATCAATACAAACGTTGCGTCCCTGAATGCCCAGAGAAATTTAACCAAATCCCAGGGAGACCTCGCCACCGCAATGGAGAGGCTGTCTTCCGGGCTTCGCATCAACTCCGCCAA
Coding sequences within it:
- the flgK gene encoding flagellar hook-associated protein FlgK, whose amino-acid sequence is MHVLPQGKRPRQHDLFATIRGISAPMTSLLNALNAGKTSLLTNQKSIEIVGNNIANVNTEGYSRQRAELSQIPAVNFGDFFVGQGVTVSDVSRDYSVFINRQLQDKTIEYGEESGKSNSLSELERIFSVGEDNLASQINDFFDAWQELTANPSGEVERDIVLQRGELLGDAFASMTDELDTVVSNMNTEIIGEVDYLNEKIAEIAKLNDRISLVEISGQTANAARDQRDLIVQDLSETLGIETYTDNRGMLCVQLPGGMPLVQGNLCSTIKTVTNGSNVDLQLETTGVTLDIDLQNLGGKFKGMFETRDVFIADLQESLNTLAIDLTSAVNAQHAAGYGSDGVTGRNFFNDISALGVGQVASRNVALAISDATEIAAAGNSTAAPGDNENALAIAQLEITHHVGTTGDTFDNYFAKMVADVGIEAARNELALSGAEDASVQLQNLRDGYSGVSLEEEMIDLIQYQRGFESSAKFLATVDEMMNALLQLKG
- a CDS encoding flagellar biosynthesis anti-sigma factor FlgM → MNQVSDSQKSSKTKPAEEVSFGSTLESAQAAQSTSKVEDPERAARVQQLKAQVSAGTYEPDLESVSAQLLKFLVER
- a CDS encoding flagellar assembly protein FliW, whose protein sequence is MKTINTRFGEVEYDPSHVIHFPEGLIGLDHLKNFLVMPNQKKGPLFWIQSVDDPAFAFVVTDPTNFFLDYMVIPDSEERRKLEMQNDSPCFVLAIVTVAANKEITLNLQGPILYAPESRKGLQVILEDPRYDIRTPLPSVKK
- the csrA gene encoding carbon storage regulator CsrA; translation: MLVLTRKPGEGIIIGDNITIKIIEMKSGGIRIGIDAPRDTKIYRQEVYDRIRQENIEAAAGWDMNDLDLLSDQLEGRTLKK
- the flgL gene encoding flagellar hook-associated protein FlgL, which encodes MKATQGTTYRMLGSRLNDVSLQLEELRSIGATGKKLNKASDDPASVRPVLNSRKQISNIDRNLETMGKSLDTMQATDGHLEHVENIMQRAKEIMTNAVNGSLNDSDLTVLADEMVQLRKELLDSANGMVDGKYLFAGYEEDTTPFVVNPAYNPTLYNASDSSTWPYLYQGDENATSLEITTGERITVNLTGNDLFFGTTTWDSTTSTNNSTESGRYDLFLELTQAEEALRSGNVTDMQTSIDDLEGAAEQNRRLRSQLGNRANRVETAMDYQEGVKIDLEQILSRYQDADAIEAFNAIVQQETAFQAALSVTAQVSSMSILDYI
- a CDS encoding flagellar protein FlgN; protein product: MERETVRELLIQLRDTIQLEREHAKTLDLSAMLDDIRRKETLIKVLNSVKELHPEDQQYAQQIQHENRRNAFLYRATLNWIQETMEFFGRRSAPVTYTPYGKTRNSAANGRLLSGTI